The following coding sequences lie in one uncultured Celeribacter sp. genomic window:
- a CDS encoding sugar ABC transporter substrate-binding protein, which translates to MKRTSLLLSTALCALAAQAQAQDACKGALPTLNVIGQGMPAVTVLDAHLAEFNEKWDTEVKVTLLGENERRAKARLDASTGAGSYQVLYIDEANLAEYVSADWIYPLADVVPESYDIADFRTDLSNVATVDGTQYFAPFVGGGDVMMVRTDLLEAAGLAVPTTLDELVEAVKTLDAADNGAHGWAARGQRGSGMNVWRWTPFFRAMGGEWLDGDMPAFNSEAAVEATELYTDLMSYGPPGVGTFNWSDAVEAFRGGQVAILIESDVFGPWMEDPSKSTVVGKVGYAPPPDPLPSAGWAHGWAVSKAGAADDCAKLIAGDFVGWATSKEMEQMRLKEGIASDIGRTSTLESEAYQALVPAAYVEAMLTTGPKTDLLIMKSPAWPEIGDTLGLALEEVFTGTRDDIGGALDEAAFFAEDSLMRVK; encoded by the coding sequence ATGAAAAGGACCTCATTGTTGCTCAGCACGGCGCTTTGCGCGTTGGCGGCACAAGCTCAGGCGCAGGATGCCTGTAAGGGCGCGCTGCCAACGCTCAATGTGATCGGACAGGGCATGCCTGCCGTCACGGTGCTGGATGCGCATTTGGCGGAGTTCAACGAAAAATGGGACACGGAGGTGAAAGTCACGCTTTTGGGCGAAAACGAGCGCCGTGCCAAAGCGCGCCTTGATGCCTCGACCGGGGCCGGGTCCTATCAGGTGCTCTATATCGACGAGGCGAACCTTGCGGAATATGTCAGTGCCGATTGGATTTATCCGCTCGCAGATGTGGTGCCTGAGAGCTATGACATCGCGGATTTCCGCACCGATCTGAGCAATGTTGCGACGGTTGACGGCACGCAGTATTTCGCCCCCTTCGTGGGTGGCGGTGACGTGATGATGGTGCGCACTGATCTTTTGGAAGCCGCCGGACTTGCAGTACCCACCACCCTCGATGAGCTGGTTGAAGCGGTCAAGACACTCGATGCCGCCGACAACGGCGCGCATGGCTGGGCGGCGCGGGGCCAGCGAGGCTCTGGCATGAATGTCTGGCGCTGGACACCTTTTTTCCGTGCGATGGGTGGTGAATGGCTCGATGGCGATATGCCCGCCTTCAACAGCGAGGCGGCCGTTGAGGCGACCGAACTTTACACCGATCTGATGTCCTATGGTCCGCCGGGTGTTGGCACGTTCAACTGGTCGGACGCGGTCGAAGCGTTTCGCGGCGGTCAGGTCGCGATCCTGATCGAATCCGACGTGTTCGGGCCGTGGATGGAAGACCCGTCCAAATCGACCGTGGTCGGCAAGGTGGGCTATGCGCCGCCACCCGATCCGTTGCCCTCTGCGGGCTGGGCGCATGGCTGGGCCGTGTCGAAAGCCGGGGCTGCGGACGACTGCGCGAAGCTCATCGCGGGGGATTTCGTAGGCTGGGCCACATCCAAAGAAATGGAGCAGATGCGCCTTAAAGAAGGAATTGCCTCTGACATCGGCCGCACATCGACCCTTGAGAGCGAGGCCTATCAGGCGCTTGTGCCGGCGGCATATGTCGAAGCGATGCTGACGACGGGGCCGAAAACCGATCTTTTGATCATGAAAAGCCCAGCCTGGCCGGAGATCGGCGACACGCTTGGTCTCGCGCTGGAAGAGGTCTTTACCGGCACGCGCGATGACATCGGTGGCGCGCTTGATGAAGCAGCCTTCTTTGCCGAAGACAGCCTGATGCGGGTGAAATAG
- a CDS encoding glycerol-3-phosphate dehydrogenase/oxidase, which yields MTTETHPITDPLRNHGFRARNLRALKAIEEPEVLILGGGVNGVATLRELSLNGVSCVLIDTGDFCAGASGASSRMAHGGLRYLEGREFRLVAESARERNRLIANAGHIVKPLKITVPLSHWLTGLARAGFRFLGLSKRSGPLSLVALEGALRIYEAFGRREHPLPDHETLLKRDRFPHGLPAPTKAVVSYYDGQITQPEGLIFEMLGEALAQDCDVAVLNHMRWHREQDHLVVQDLFGPEQFALRPKVIVNATGAWIDRTNAELGGHTHYLRGIKGAHLVLDNADLHRRMDGNAYYFDDGTGRMVITLPVGDNVLVGTTEVETKNPDDHAVSGDEMTYLLKAMDGLFSDIDVRHDQIVSMTTGIRPLRRSEGGGSATSAARDHALEEDRFSATFPPVLSLVGGKWTTFRAFGEETADSVLAHLGRKRTVSTAARAYPGAAPCEAQALVRETEIAPDLAQRLIDRYGALARNVAPYCTEDGAQALRDAPDLCRGEIRYAIRERGALTLEDLILRRTRLSFGHGLSPDTLPELVALLAEETERESDQLSAEIDAVITDPRLMGARIIKEEGAA from the coding sequence ATGACCACAGAAACGCATCCCATCACCGATCCGCTCCGGAATCATGGTTTTCGCGCTCGAAACCTTCGGGCGCTGAAGGCCATCGAGGAACCGGAGGTGCTCATTCTGGGCGGCGGTGTGAACGGTGTTGCCACGCTGCGAGAGCTTTCGTTGAACGGCGTGTCATGCGTTTTGATTGATACAGGTGACTTTTGCGCCGGCGCCAGCGGTGCCTCGAGCCGTATGGCGCATGGCGGGTTGCGGTATCTGGAGGGGCGCGAATTTCGCCTGGTGGCGGAAAGTGCACGGGAACGCAATCGCCTGATCGCTAATGCAGGACATATCGTCAAACCGCTCAAGATCACGGTGCCTTTGTCGCACTGGCTCACGGGGTTGGCGCGGGCAGGTTTCAGATTTTTGGGTCTCTCAAAGCGTAGTGGACCTCTCTCGCTTGTTGCGCTCGAAGGCGCCTTGCGTATCTACGAAGCCTTCGGACGGCGTGAGCATCCTTTACCGGATCACGAGACCTTGCTGAAAAGAGACCGCTTCCCCCATGGATTGCCCGCGCCCACAAAAGCCGTCGTGTCCTATTACGATGGCCAGATCACCCAGCCAGAGGGGCTGATCTTCGAAATGCTGGGCGAGGCCTTGGCGCAGGACTGCGATGTTGCCGTGCTCAATCATATGCGTTGGCATCGGGAGCAGGATCATCTCGTTGTTCAGGACCTTTTCGGGCCAGAGCAGTTTGCCCTTCGCCCCAAGGTGATCGTCAACGCAACCGGCGCCTGGATCGACCGCACGAACGCGGAGCTTGGCGGACACACACACTATCTGCGCGGCATCAAGGGCGCGCATCTTGTGCTCGACAATGCCGATTTGCACCGCCGTATGGATGGCAATGCCTATTACTTCGACGATGGCACTGGGCGGATGGTGATCACCTTGCCCGTCGGGGACAATGTGTTGGTGGGGACGACAGAAGTCGAAACCAAAAATCCAGACGATCATGCCGTGTCCGGCGACGAGATGACCTATCTGCTTAAGGCGATGGACGGGCTGTTCTCCGACATTGACGTGCGTCACGATCAGATCGTGTCCATGACTACGGGCATCCGTCCCTTGCGACGCAGCGAGGGCGGCGGTTCGGCCACAAGTGCTGCACGCGATCATGCGCTGGAAGAAGATCGGTTTTCCGCGACCTTTCCGCCGGTTCTGTCGCTCGTGGGCGGCAAATGGACGACGTTTCGGGCCTTTGGCGAGGAAACTGCGGACTCGGTTCTCGCGCATCTCGGACGCAAAAGGACCGTTTCAACGGCGGCCCGCGCCTATCCCGGAGCGGCGCCGTGTGAGGCGCAGGCCTTGGTGCGCGAGACAGAGATTGCGCCGGATCTGGCGCAGCGTTTGATCGACCGATACGGCGCTCTCGCACGCAATGTCGCCCCTTATTGCACGGAAGATGGTGCGCAGGCGCTTCGCGATGCGCCTGATCTTTGTCGCGGCGAAATCCGCTATGCGATCCGTGAACGCGGCGCCTTGACGCTGGAAGATCTCATCCTGCGTCGGACGCGTTTGAGCTTTGGGCATGGATTGTCGCCCGACACTTTGCCCGAGCTGGTGGCGCTGTTGGCCGAAGAGACCGAACGCGAAAGCGATCAGTTGAGTGCCGAGATTGACGCGGTGATCACAGACCCCAGACTGATGGGGGCGAGGATCATCAAGGAGGAGGGCGCGGCATGA
- a CDS encoding GAK system ATP-grasp enzyme gives MTETDAVTSGPKIGVIGTPGKWSTEALADALETRTGYRLVIDMSKVTLDLARGALMFEGTDLATLDGLVIKKIAETYSVHALDRLEMLRVAEARGVKIFSRPEAVLRLMDRLACTVTLTNAGAPMPPTVITEDKNAAMEAVTRFGAAVFKPLFSTKARGMFVLDHDAPDAAEQIAAFKTENPVMYIQQKADLSGQDLGMVFLNGTYVCTYSRIGESGSWNTTIHSGGKYAPYDPTPELIELGRRAQAPFGLTFTTVDIALTPDGPIVFEVSAFGGYSGALKGCGVDAMALMADHVVKEISA, from the coding sequence GTGACTGAGACTGACGCTGTGACATCCGGCCCGAAAATCGGTGTGATCGGTACGCCGGGCAAATGGTCGACAGAGGCTTTGGCCGATGCGCTTGAGACCCGGACCGGATACCGTCTGGTGATCGACATGAGCAAGGTGACATTGGACCTCGCCAGGGGCGCGTTGATGTTCGAGGGCACCGATCTCGCGACACTTGACGGGCTGGTGATCAAGAAGATCGCCGAGACCTATAGTGTCCATGCCTTGGATCGTCTGGAAATGCTTCGGGTCGCCGAGGCGCGCGGGGTGAAGATTTTCAGCCGTCCCGAAGCCGTGCTCAGGCTGATGGACCGGCTGGCCTGCACCGTGACGCTGACCAACGCAGGCGCGCCGATGCCGCCGACCGTGATCACCGAAGATAAAAATGCCGCCATGGAGGCAGTGACCCGGTTCGGCGCCGCCGTGTTCAAACCGCTGTTTTCCACCAAGGCGCGGGGCATGTTCGTGCTGGATCACGACGCCCCGGATGCCGCCGAACAGATCGCGGCATTCAAGACAGAGAACCCGGTGATGTATATCCAGCAAAAGGCCGATCTCTCGGGACAAGATCTGGGCATGGTGTTTCTCAATGGCACCTATGTCTGCACCTACAGCCGGATCGGCGAAAGCGGCAGTTGGAACACCACGATCCACAGCGGCGGCAAATACGCCCCCTATGACCCGACGCCCGAGTTGATCGAACTGGGGCGGCGGGCACAGGCGCCTTTTGGCCTGACCTTCACCACGGTCGATATCGCTTTGACACCGGACGGCCCGATCGTCTTTGAAGTTTCGGCCTTCGGCGGCTATAGCGGCGCGCTGAAGGGCTGCGGTGTCGATGCCATGGCCCTGATGGCGGATCATGTGGTCAAGGAGATTTCGGCATGA
- a CDS encoding carbohydrate ABC transporter permease: protein MGRLISATLTRALLALLIVVALGPILWTVLGAFKELRDIVTPVPKLVFTPTFENFATILRNPTIRDGLLHSVIVVSASVIIGAALGIPAAYTLARHARKWGDDVQFFVLSLRFMPPVAIAIPFIVIYLDLGIYDTLFGLILVYLITTISTVIWLSVPAFERVPLNIEEAAAMEGCSPFEIFWRFALPVASPSLFGALVFTFVLVWNELLLALTLAAQNATLPVVAASITSLGKEVPWGVINAATVLLVVPPLVFIGLLMGLLNTSVQSGRK, encoded by the coding sequence ATGGGCCGCCTGATATCCGCCACACTCACCCGCGCGCTGCTCGCACTCCTGATCGTCGTGGCTCTCGGGCCGATCCTCTGGACGGTGCTGGGCGCCTTCAAGGAGCTGCGCGACATCGTCACCCCGGTGCCGAAGCTTGTGTTCACCCCGACGTTTGAGAACTTTGCCACCATCCTGCGCAATCCGACCATTCGCGACGGGCTTTTGCACTCCGTGATTGTCGTCTCGGCCTCCGTGATCATCGGCGCCGCACTCGGCATTCCCGCCGCCTATACGCTGGCGCGTCATGCCCGGAAATGGGGAGATGATGTTCAGTTCTTCGTGCTGTCGCTGCGCTTCATGCCGCCGGTGGCCATCGCGATCCCGTTCATCGTCATCTACCTCGATCTCGGCATCTACGACACGCTCTTTGGTCTGATCCTCGTCTATCTGATCACCACGATCTCGACAGTGATCTGGCTGTCGGTTCCGGCCTTCGAGCGCGTGCCGCTCAACATCGAGGAAGCCGCCGCGATGGAGGGATGTTCCCCCTTCGAGATCTTCTGGCGCTTCGCCCTTCCGGTGGCGTCCCCCTCCCTGTTCGGCGCGCTGGTTTTTACCTTCGTGCTGGTCTGGAACGAGCTGCTCTTGGCGCTCACGCTTGCCGCACAAAACGCCACCCTTCCCGTGGTTGCGGCCTCCATCACCTCGCTTGGCAAAGAGGTGCCATGGGGCGTGATCAATGCGGCCACCGTGCTGCTGGTGGTGCCTCCGCTCGTCTTCATCGGCCTTCTGATGGGCCTTCTCAACACCTCGGTCCAGAGCGGCCGGAAATAG
- a CDS encoding sugar ABC transporter permease has product MKRKTFVTLSLVPAIGLLATLAFVSVAGAVWFALMNRTLRSADYEFVGAYNFLRLLRDKRFFNALEISAIWELITVTGTLVLAVLLAVLIYETVKKPLWRNLICFAFLVPVLLPRVAAAFIWRFLYSPSLGVINYLCSLVGIGPVEFLADPSLALVSVAIVDIWQWGLFFTVILLKLMETLPRDPIEAAMLDNARTWEIHAYVTLPMLKAPIISLALVKAVESLRSFDLIFVMTGGGPGTATETLDLYAYQMGINMGGRISYASAMSILLLIVTTVVFTIIWKAGKKWAA; this is encoded by the coding sequence ATGAAACGCAAAACATTCGTCACCCTTTCGCTTGTGCCAGCCATCGGACTCTTGGCCACGCTCGCGTTCGTCTCTGTTGCAGGGGCGGTCTGGTTCGCCCTGATGAACCGCACGCTGCGCAGTGCGGACTACGAGTTCGTCGGCGCCTATAACTTTCTGCGCCTGCTGCGCGACAAACGGTTTTTCAACGCGCTGGAAATCTCCGCCATTTGGGAGCTGATCACCGTGACCGGCACTCTGGTGCTGGCCGTGCTCTTGGCTGTGCTGATCTATGAGACCGTGAAAAAGCCGCTTTGGCGCAACCTCATCTGTTTCGCCTTTCTGGTGCCGGTACTCCTGCCGCGCGTTGCGGCTGCGTTCATCTGGCGTTTTCTCTATTCGCCGTCGCTGGGCGTGATCAATTACCTGTGCAGCCTTGTCGGCATCGGCCCGGTCGAGTTTCTCGCCGATCCCTCTCTGGCGCTTGTGTCCGTGGCCATCGTGGACATCTGGCAATGGGGTCTGTTCTTTACGGTCATTCTGCTCAAGCTCATGGAAACCCTGCCGCGCGATCCGATCGAGGCCGCGATGCTCGACAATGCGCGCACTTGGGAAATCCATGCCTATGTCACCCTGCCGATGCTCAAGGCGCCGATCATTTCGCTGGCGTTGGTCAAAGCGGTCGAAAGCCTGCGTTCCTTTGATCTGATCTTTGTCATGACGGGGGGCGGTCCGGGCACCGCGACGGAAACGCTCGATCTCTACGCCTATCAGATGGGCATCAACATGGGTGGACGGATTTCCTATGCCTCCGCCATGTCGATCCTGTTGCTCATCGTGACCACCGTCGTCTTCACCATCATCTGGAAAGCGGGGAAAAAATGGGCCGCCTGA
- a CDS encoding phosphotransferase translates to MKLPDAVAENMSFLLVETDGQFQRLQSYFEAPNKEIALHLVQRAGYSQNLSARVRKACLTGILRAPKNTSRQMQLQGIDTIARNLDLIARLGRRAAQYAEYMSRTKLLRADVYRKPLAKTHKSLGRVQDALQSQDSRLAVEIGRIRDDLDVFYDQMFRTYTEDMRRSNHTEDLAHALLVLNEVHRMGEAVQGISEAILSINIGQPIQFDRYFTLRSVLSDVRKSDEDVTLTPLAETRSGSVISSVSLPGETKKKSVNAVFKDGDRRKVKEERVGVKSWNSVYPGLAPKILSYEKHGDSAALLIEHLEGQTFEDIVLSGTEARLAEAQQALHKTVRDIWRQTRVDEPAEMKAMDQLAKRLGEVYRLHPQFASGAKRLQGLELASFDTLVAEAARREQKLSAPFSVYIHGDFNLDNIIYDPLRKNIRLIDLHRSRYMDYAQDVSVFMVSNYRLQVLDTATRARITSVAENMHATATKFARRMDDPTFEYRLALGLARSFASSTRFIVDRGHAKRMFLRARYILEAALALPEGQEARLKLPIRNLFRD, encoded by the coding sequence GTGAAACTCCCTGACGCTGTCGCGGAAAACATGTCCTTTCTGCTGGTCGAAACCGACGGGCAATTCCAGCGTTTGCAAAGCTATTTCGAGGCGCCAAACAAAGAGATTGCCCTGCATCTGGTGCAGAGAGCCGGGTATTCGCAGAACCTGTCGGCACGGGTGCGCAAAGCCTGTCTGACAGGGATTTTGCGCGCGCCCAAGAACACGTCGCGACAGATGCAGTTGCAGGGCATCGACACGATTGCACGCAACCTCGATCTGATCGCGCGGCTGGGACGCCGGGCTGCGCAATACGCGGAATATATGAGCCGCACCAAACTGTTGCGCGCCGATGTCTATCGCAAACCTCTGGCCAAAACGCATAAATCTCTTGGTCGTGTGCAAGACGCGCTTCAGTCGCAAGACAGCCGTCTCGCCGTCGAGATCGGTCGCATTCGCGACGATCTGGATGTGTTCTACGACCAGATGTTTCGCACCTACACCGAGGACATGCGCCGCTCGAACCACACCGAGGATCTGGCGCACGCGCTTTTGGTGCTCAACGAGGTTCATCGCATGGGCGAGGCGGTGCAGGGGATCAGCGAGGCGATCCTGTCGATCAACATCGGCCAGCCGATCCAGTTCGACCGCTATTTCACGCTGCGCAGTGTGTTGTCGGATGTACGCAAGAGCGACGAGGACGTCACATTGACGCCCCTTGCCGAGACCCGTTCCGGCAGCGTGATCTCAAGCGTGAGCCTGCCCGGCGAGACCAAGAAAAAGTCGGTGAACGCGGTCTTCAAGGACGGCGACCGGCGCAAGGTGAAAGAGGAACGGGTCGGCGTCAAAAGCTGGAACTCGGTCTATCCGGGGCTGGCACCGAAAATCCTGTCCTATGAAAAACACGGGGATTCCGCAGCCCTGTTGATCGAACATCTCGAGGGCCAGACGTTCGAAGACATCGTGCTCAGCGGCACGGAGGCCCGGCTGGCCGAGGCGCAACAGGCGCTGCACAAGACCGTGCGCGACATCTGGCGCCAAACCCGCGTCGATGAGCCCGCCGAGATGAAAGCGATGGACCAGCTCGCGAAACGCCTGGGCGAGGTCTACCGCCTGCATCCGCAATTCGCCTCGGGCGCAAAGCGGCTTCAGGGGCTTGAGCTTGCAAGTTTTGACACTCTGGTCGCAGAGGCCGCCCGGCGCGAGCAAAAGCTCAGCGCCCCGTTTTCGGTCTATATCCACGGTGACTTCAACCTCGACAACATCATCTACGACCCGCTGCGCAAGAACATCCGCCTGATCGACCTGCATCGCTCGCGCTATATGGATTATGCGCAGGATGTATCGGTCTTCATGGTGTCGAATTACCGCCTTCAGGTGCTCGACACAGCGACCCGAGCACGGATCACCTCCGTCGCCGAAAACATGCATGCGACCGCAACGAAATTCGCCCGGCGGATGGACGATCCGACGTTTGAATACCGACTGGCGCTTGGTCTCGCGCGCTCCTTTGCCTCTTCGACCCGGTTCATTGTCGACCGAGGACATGCGAAGCGGATGTTTCTGCGTGCCCGTTATATTCTCGAAGCTGCGCTGGCCCTGCCGGAAGGTCAGGAAGCGCGGCTCAAACTGCCCATAAGGAATTTGTTTCGTGACTGA
- a CDS encoding FGGY-family carbohydrate kinase produces the protein MSDAVLIAIDAGGTTVKVVAYTLSGVEVASETAHVDNIHYDDGRVERDFAPFWAGIVSALRRIVQDCAGRPILGVGCTGFGNGIFLLDEAGEATRPGIVSVDHRAQPLVDRLTTEGRAEALTKLTGNRIWGGQTLMVFAHLAETEPEVMARTRWALCCKDAIRFKLTGQALTDPTDAGGGGMMDSLAGTYAAEALEMLGLSAHRHRLPDIVPSDATAGRISAQAARETGLPEGVPVAGSMMDVAACSLGAGAVGPDILTMIAGTWSINSLESTVEDISGAPILNFRYGGPDTRLIAEGSPSSAANLGWYLGQALGGRVSLEEANALVADSAPEARRCQFLPYVFGPDPKRGCFLDMGATDDAGTMLRAIFEGVAFQALRHAEEAVALSGRAFPPVIRLAGGAAKSPVWTQIFADVCQRPVEAVHAGEVGALGAAICAAVAVGVYEDLEQAAEWMTKIARRHEPNPEFATLYEERFARFRHLDAGVAALMEERPQSRGADKSREEDQ, from the coding sequence ATGAGTGACGCAGTGCTCATTGCAATCGACGCGGGTGGCACAACGGTCAAGGTGGTGGCCTATACTCTGTCAGGTGTGGAGGTGGCGTCGGAAACGGCGCATGTCGATAATATTCATTACGACGATGGGCGTGTTGAACGGGACTTCGCGCCGTTCTGGGCCGGGATCGTGTCCGCTTTGCGCCGGATCGTTCAGGACTGCGCCGGACGGCCTATTTTAGGGGTGGGCTGTACCGGCTTTGGCAATGGGATTTTCCTGTTGGATGAGGCCGGAGAGGCGACACGCCCCGGCATCGTGTCCGTCGATCATCGGGCGCAGCCTCTGGTGGACCGTCTCACGACAGAGGGGCGCGCCGAGGCACTTACAAAGCTGACCGGCAACCGGATTTGGGGCGGGCAGACCTTGATGGTATTCGCCCATCTGGCGGAGACCGAACCGGAGGTCATGGCACGGACGCGGTGGGCGCTGTGTTGCAAGGATGCGATCCGATTTAAACTCACGGGACAGGCCCTCACCGATCCGACGGATGCGGGCGGCGGCGGCATGATGGACTCCTTGGCGGGCACCTATGCTGCGGAAGCTTTGGAGATGCTTGGCCTCTCCGCGCATCGGCATCGGCTTCCTGACATTGTTCCAAGCGACGCGACCGCCGGGCGCATCAGTGCGCAAGCGGCACGCGAAACCGGACTGCCCGAAGGCGTGCCGGTGGCAGGCTCGATGATGGATGTGGCGGCGTGCTCTTTAGGAGCGGGTGCGGTCGGACCGGATATTCTGACGATGATCGCGGGAACGTGGTCGATCAACAGTCTGGAAAGTACCGTCGAGGACATCTCCGGCGCGCCGATTTTGAACTTTCGCTATGGTGGCCCCGACACGCGGCTGATTGCGGAAGGCAGCCCAAGTTCTGCCGCGAACCTTGGGTGGTATCTTGGCCAGGCACTGGGCGGGCGGGTCTCGCTCGAAGAGGCCAATGCTCTCGTTGCGGACAGTGCACCCGAGGCCCGGCGTTGCCAGTTTTTGCCTTACGTCTTCGGGCCAGATCCGAAACGCGGCTGCTTTCTCGACATGGGGGCTACGGATGATGCAGGCACCATGTTGCGGGCGATTTTTGAGGGCGTTGCCTTTCAGGCTCTGCGCCATGCCGAGGAGGCGGTGGCGTTGTCAGGGCGGGCCTTCCCGCCGGTCATCCGGCTTGCGGGCGGCGCGGCGAAATCACCGGTTTGGACACAGATTTTTGCGGATGTCTGCCAGCGCCCTGTTGAGGCCGTGCATGCGGGAGAGGTGGGCGCATTGGGGGCGGCGATCTGCGCGGCTGTGGCGGTCGGTGTCTATGAAGACCTCGAACAGGCCGCCGAATGGATGACAAAGATCGCGCGGCGACACGAGCCAAACCCCGAATTTGCCACGCTTTATGAAGAAAGATTTGCACGGTTTCGGCACCTCGATGCAGGGGTTGCCGCGCTGATGGAGGAGAGGCCCCAGTCAAGGGGCGCAGATAAATCAAGGGAGGAAGACCAATGA
- a CDS encoding GAK system CofD-like protein: MVSLKIQREVQLPDDLRVRRALSAPHLGPRILFFSGGSALNDISRRLKRYTFNSMHLITPFDSGGSSQALRQAFDMPAVGDLRSRLMALADESELGQPDIYAMFNHRLPKAGKQSELQAEVEAMCAGKHPLIKAISRPMRRLIQTFLQNFAAQVPDDFDYRNASIGNLIIAGGYFGHDRELEPVLFLMSKMVDVRGTVRAIVDANLQLGVELVDGRRIVGQRQISGKEVAPIDGAIARAFIADHAGEISPSDIPLPKRNRKLIRQADVMCYPPGSLYSSVIANLLPSGVGREVAGREAPKLYLPSLGHDPEALGHGLADQVAAILAPLQADLDKPVPAECLMSHVLCDLSVDPSACAEVTDRHGIPCVRLPLVSAEVHKYDPERVCEALASID, from the coding sequence ATGGTCAGTCTCAAAATCCAACGCGAAGTGCAGCTCCCCGATGACCTGCGGGTGCGCCGCGCCCTGAGTGCGCCGCATCTCGGGCCGCGCATCCTGTTTTTCAGCGGCGGCAGTGCGTTGAACGACATTTCGCGACGCTTGAAACGCTATACGTTCAACTCGATGCATCTGATCACCCCGTTCGACAGCGGCGGCAGTTCTCAGGCCCTGCGGCAGGCCTTTGACATGCCGGCGGTTGGTGATCTGCGCAGCCGACTGATGGCGCTTGCCGATGAATCGGAGCTGGGGCAGCCTGACATTTACGCCATGTTCAACCATCGCCTCCCGAAAGCGGGCAAGCAAAGCGAATTGCAGGCCGAGGTGGAGGCGATGTGTGCCGGAAAGCACCCGTTGATCAAGGCGATCTCGCGCCCGATGCGGCGTCTGATCCAGACCTTCCTGCAAAATTTTGCGGCCCAGGTCCCCGATGATTTCGATTATCGCAATGCGAGCATCGGCAATCTGATCATCGCGGGCGGCTATTTCGGCCATGACCGCGAATTGGAGCCGGTGCTGTTTCTCATGTCGAAAATGGTCGATGTCCGAGGCACGGTGCGCGCCATCGTTGATGCAAATCTTCAGCTTGGTGTCGAACTTGTGGACGGGCGTCGCATTGTCGGCCAGCGCCAGATCAGCGGCAAAGAGGTCGCGCCCATCGACGGTGCGATTGCGCGGGCGTTCATCGCCGATCACGCCGGGGAAATCTCGCCCTCGGACATCCCCTTGCCGAAACGCAATCGCAAATTGATCCGTCAGGCCGATGTGATGTGCTACCCGCCGGGAAGCCTCTATTCGAGCGTGATCGCCAATCTTCTGCCCAGCGGGGTCGGCCGCGAGGTGGCGGGTCGAGAGGCGCCCAAGCTTTATCTGCCAAGCCTCGGTCACGACCCGGAGGCTCTGGGGCATGGCCTTGCCGATCAAGTCGCGGCCATTCTTGCGCCTCTACAGGCTGATCTGGACAAGCCCGTGCCCGCGGAGTGTCTGATGTCGCATGTGCTTTGCGATCTGTCCGTAGATCCCAGCGCCTGCGCCGAGGTCACAGACCGGCATGGCATCCCTTGCGTGCGTTTGCCTTTGGTGTCGGCGGAGGTACATAAATACGATCCCGAACGGGTCTGTGAGGCGCTGGCTTCCATTGATTAA